From Algoriphagus sp. NG3, the proteins below share one genomic window:
- a CDS encoding TraG family conjugative transposon ATPase, which yields MERSLESHFPLLSIQQDCILSKQGDITVAFQAELPEIFTLSVREYETFHQVWIKAIKSLPQHSILHKQDWFIESHHQSNFSKTEQSFLHRSSERFFHERPFLDHNCYLYLTLTPVNRKASSSLFSSLLRSHIIPDEFILADTLPYFLDDCGQFERILTDSGFVQIKRLKEVDIYSTRTQKGILEKYCSLSETKEPTWLSDISFKPSLSVGNKHCRLFTLSDASDLPALCGSRINYDKYSTDTTKFSVGFASALGQLLPCNHIYNQYIFIEDAQQTLKKLESKRLRLQSLANYSRENAIARDATNDFLNEAIGQQRIPVKSHFNILAWTEDPNQLPEIKKQVGAALSQMEATAKEETVGAAQIFWAGIPGNSADFPMNDSFDTFVEQASCFLNLETGYRSSISPFGIRLGDRLTGKPVHVDLSDEPVKKGICTNRNKFILGPSGSGKSFFTNHMIRSYYEQGTHVVLVDVGHSYKGLCDLVGGYYFTYDEKNPIRFNPFFLAEGDQLDTEKKESIKTLLLALWKKDNETFTRSEYVALSNALKGYYEKLASDPSLFASFNSFYEYVKSDFFPILQSDKVKEKDFDISNFLYVLRPYYRGGEFDYLLNATENLDLLQERFIVFELDNIKDHPILFPVVTIIIMEVFINKMRKLKGTRKLILIEEAWKAIAKEGMAEYIKYLFKTVRKFFGEAIVVTQEVEDIISSPVVKQAIINNSDCKILLDQSKYQNKFDQIQELLGLTDKERAMVLSVNKANDPKRIYKEVFISLGGMLSKVYRTEVSKEEYLAYTTEETEKIKVMDYAQRFGSIQKGIAALTAEQSDKSTSQPISL from the coding sequence ATGGAAAGATCACTAGAATCCCATTTCCCACTTCTTAGTATCCAGCAGGATTGTATCCTTTCCAAGCAAGGGGATATCACGGTTGCCTTTCAGGCAGAACTTCCTGAGATTTTTACCCTGAGTGTCCGGGAATATGAAACCTTCCATCAGGTCTGGATCAAGGCTATCAAATCACTTCCACAACACAGTATCCTACACAAACAGGATTGGTTTATTGAAAGTCACCATCAAAGCAATTTTTCAAAAACCGAACAAAGTTTCTTACACAGAAGCAGCGAACGTTTCTTTCATGAGCGTCCCTTTCTGGATCACAACTGTTACCTGTATTTGACTTTAACACCTGTAAACAGGAAAGCATCCAGCAGCCTATTTTCCTCGCTACTCCGCTCCCATATTATCCCGGATGAATTTATCCTGGCTGATACGCTTCCCTACTTTTTGGATGACTGCGGACAGTTCGAACGCATCCTAACCGACAGCGGATTTGTGCAGATCAAGCGACTAAAAGAAGTCGATATTTACAGCACCCGCACCCAAAAGGGAATTCTGGAAAAATACTGCAGCCTATCCGAAACCAAGGAACCAACCTGGCTTTCAGACATCAGCTTCAAACCCAGCCTCAGCGTCGGCAACAAACATTGCCGCTTGTTCACTCTTTCCGATGCCAGTGACTTGCCAGCACTTTGCGGAAGCAGAATCAACTACGACAAATACAGCACCGACACCACCAAATTCAGTGTGGGTTTTGCCTCTGCTCTGGGTCAACTCCTGCCCTGCAACCATATCTACAACCAGTACATCTTTATCGAAGATGCACAGCAAACGCTAAAAAAGCTGGAATCCAAGCGACTCCGTCTCCAGTCTCTTGCCAACTACAGCAGGGAAAATGCCATCGCACGGGATGCTACGAATGATTTCCTCAATGAAGCCATTGGCCAGCAACGGATTCCGGTCAAGTCACATTTCAATATCCTGGCCTGGACCGAAGATCCAAATCAACTTCCTGAAATCAAAAAGCAGGTCGGTGCAGCCCTCTCCCAGATGGAAGCTACCGCCAAAGAAGAAACTGTTGGAGCTGCTCAGATCTTTTGGGCAGGAATCCCCGGCAACAGCGCTGACTTTCCGATGAATGACAGCTTTGACACATTTGTGGAGCAAGCCAGTTGTTTCCTTAATCTTGAAACAGGGTATCGTAGCTCCATTAGTCCTTTTGGAATACGATTGGGTGACCGACTCACTGGAAAACCAGTTCATGTGGATCTTTCCGATGAACCGGTAAAAAAGGGAATCTGTACCAACCGAAACAAATTCATTCTTGGCCCAAGTGGCAGTGGCAAATCTTTTTTCACCAACCACATGATCCGAAGTTATTACGAGCAGGGAACACATGTAGTGCTGGTCGATGTGGGCCATTCCTACAAAGGGCTCTGTGATTTAGTTGGTGGCTATTACTTCACATACGATGAGAAAAACCCCATCCGGTTTAACCCCTTCTTCCTTGCTGAAGGAGACCAACTAGACACCGAAAAGAAGGAAAGCATCAAGACTCTCCTGCTTGCCCTCTGGAAAAAGGACAACGAGACCTTCACCCGAAGCGAGTATGTAGCCCTTTCCAATGCTCTAAAAGGCTACTACGAAAAACTGGCTTCCGATCCGTCCCTGTTTGCCAGCTTCAACAGCTTTTACGAGTACGTCAAGTCAGACTTTTTCCCAATTCTTCAAAGTGATAAAGTCAAGGAAAAAGATTTTGACATCAGCAATTTTCTCTATGTACTCCGCCCCTATTACCGAGGCGGTGAATTTGATTACCTCTTGAATGCAACTGAAAACCTGGACTTGCTTCAGGAACGCTTTATCGTCTTTGAGCTGGACAACATCAAAGACCATCCGATTCTCTTCCCTGTAGTAACCATTATCATCATGGAAGTCTTCATCAACAAAATGCGCAAGCTTAAAGGCACCCGCAAACTCATCCTGATCGAAGAAGCCTGGAAGGCGATCGCCAAGGAAGGCATGGCAGAATACATTAAATACTTATTCAAAACGGTACGAAAATTCTTCGGGGAAGCCATCGTGGTCACCCAGGAAGTGGAAGATATCATCAGCTCCCCTGTCGTCAAGCAGGCCATTATCAACAACAGTGATTGCAAGATCCTACTCGACCAGTCCAAGTACCAAAACAAGTTTGATCAAATACAGGAACTCCTGGGCCTGACCGACAAGGAACGGGCGATGGTACTGTCGGTAAACAAGGCCAACGATCCCAAACGGATCTATAAGGAAGTATTCATCAGTCTGGGAGGCATGCTCTCCAAGGTATATCGCACCGAAGTTTCAAAAGAAGAATACCTGGCCTATACCACCGAAGAAACCGAGAAAATAAAAGTGATGGACTATGCACAACGCTTCGGCTCCATCCAGAAAGGAATAGCAGCTCTTACCGCTGAACAGTCAGACAAATCAACCTCGCAACCCATATCCCTATGA
- a CDS encoding conjugal transfer protein TraI has translation MNIPITKIKRILLLTTFCVAITFPPQKAEAAVPLAILEIIKAGVKKVIVAMDLKIQREQNKVLWMQNAQKVLENTLSKLKLEQIADWTDKQRDLYERYFNELQTVKSAISGFQRVREISQKQALIVSEYKKVWAVIQQDNHFTTSEKEYMARVYSGILASTVENLDQMALLVKSFTLQMSEGERLTLINETADRVDQNYQDLIAFNLSNGQLSLQRAANTKELEQIQHLYGITR, from the coding sequence ATGAACATACCCATCACAAAAATCAAACGGATACTTCTGCTTACAACTTTTTGCGTGGCCATTACTTTCCCGCCACAGAAAGCTGAGGCGGCAGTTCCACTGGCCATTCTGGAGATCATCAAGGCTGGAGTAAAAAAAGTCATTGTTGCCATGGACCTGAAAATCCAACGGGAGCAGAACAAAGTGCTCTGGATGCAAAATGCCCAGAAGGTACTGGAAAATACTTTATCCAAACTCAAGCTGGAACAAATCGCCGATTGGACCGATAAGCAGCGGGACTTATACGAGAGGTATTTCAATGAATTACAGACTGTCAAATCAGCCATCTCAGGATTTCAGCGGGTCAGGGAAATCTCCCAAAAACAAGCCCTCATCGTGTCAGAATATAAAAAGGTCTGGGCAGTCATCCAGCAGGACAATCATTTTACCACATCAGAAAAGGAATACATGGCCAGGGTCTATTCAGGCATTTTGGCAAGCACGGTGGAAAATCTGGACCAGATGGCTCTGCTTGTCAAATCTTTTACCCTACAGATGAGCGAGGGGGAACGTCTTACACTGATCAATGAAACCGCAGACCGGGTGGACCAAAATTATCAGGATCTGATTGCCTTCAATCTCAGCAACGGACAGCTAAGCCTGCAACGGGCTGCAAACACCAAGGAACTAGAACAGATCCAACACCTCTACGGAATCACCCGCTAA